In the Topomyia yanbarensis strain Yona2022 chromosome 3, ASM3024719v1, whole genome shotgun sequence genome, one interval contains:
- the LOC131693259 gene encoding uncharacterized protein LOC131693259 isoform X3, whose product MYARSAPAKMAPVKIYGTTTTAVQQQHQQQQQQQQQQSTMQMNAVRKINSLLQSGAVSVTGISGSQARMMPKKPLNNQQTSVSITTTNSYVSKQQKCYVCGDNAGINATLLTEASTATSQTEFTSKIAKIVGEGYMVIIGTDDVVCRRCITMFNQMDKLETDLEHVRNTLTSFIHRKYNILDDDPSLAPPPAKIQRLGGIGTAATTYSVKTVNDSGQEMVDVSRKSNTSGTLSDLTNSGMDIESQLTNMFEKPQQIVTQQLQPQQSQIQTTNNGANIVSSTAQQLPSTAIRRNPIKMYKCMSCDFKTQDLTQFQPHYEQCKANTNQQLVTPTSTATTTTSSAYRCKLCKKIFASVALLKQHNALEHQNPVQQPTEIKIVEQQGSGTTITQLYACNMCTYKTPDKQNYDDHLRKHIKLKPFKCRVCLMRFETREQASIHAKNHQPDYFKCGICNVTFNKRELLMKHLETHENVKKQVPVQKHTTITTVQQAPSQQQTQQITHHHQQQQQQQLMQQHQPSAQIRIKSEMPVADSSTQKLLQATIDEALRDTIGETIDAKSIQFHSCNTCSLTFLNEKLYTQHMKMHSGGAGGTPAPLTTSQTVGGTTITTSKKMVSANASTLNNGGQELHGKLLAPGGAPGSTLTTSHSISDGDLESIFEKIHSDKNDMNPGDNMVITSQDNATGNITYSITLAQQGQRGQTYVQQQQAELAENKMITQNQVKQQQTAVSIDMPTLDQGEDQQQHQQAQLQPKQEAMNMPVSMPSLDDDGEQSQNSQNSNAEGAVHMELEGIQDADGQQIKFILNENGQILQLDNHILTTDADGNQILVQGTDSEQIQQLLQSVGVVMQSGEGLGEGETLQMIGGDGQTGQMILVQGADGQEQLIDASLLNADGNIVIQQSQEGELNAEGTHITTEDGLQIPVSFTTSGEVDQEGNLTVSMAGGEGGEQQIQLHLQQADNDGDEQQHMDGSEDQQGILTEGGHIILHTQEQVDEQQKQDEENERAQTASSGRVEANTTGSGSIVGSGTSSGTTATGADEQGMFNFDELIQPQVVIKQQVRRD is encoded by the exons ATTTACGGAACAACCACGACAGCAGTTCAACAGCAAcatcaacagcagcagcagcaacaacagcagcaaagCACAATGCAGATGAACGCAGTGCGGAAAATCAACAGCCTCTTGCAGAGTGGTGCCGTCTCGGTGACCGGAATTTCCGGTAGCCAGGCACGCATGATGCCGAAAAAGCCACTCAACAACCAGCAGACAAGCGTCTCGATCACAACCACCAACAGCTACGTTTCAAAGCAGCAAAAATGCTACGTCTGCGGCGACAACGCTGGTATCAATGCCACGCTGCTGACGGAAGCCTCGACAGCCACGTCGCAAACAGagttcacttcaaagatagCAAAAATCGTTGGCGAAGGCTACATGGTAATCATCGGTACAGACGACGTCGTGTGCAGACGATGTATTACGATGTTCAACCAGATGGACAAACTCGAAACTGACCTGGAACACGTGCGAAATACGCTAACAAGTTTTATACACAGAAAATACAACATACTGGATGACGATCCGAGTCTCGCACCTCCGCCGGCGAAGATTCAGAGACTTGGCGGCATTGGAACGGCAGCGACAACCTACAGTGTTAAAACGGTAAATGACTCTGGCCAGGAAATGGTTGACGTTTCCAGGAAGTCAAACACATCTGGTACACTGTCAGATCTGACCAACAGCGGAATGGACATTGAGAGTCAGCTGACGAATATGTTCGAAAAACCGCAACAGATTGTAACACAACAGTTACAACCACAGCAATCGCAAATCCAGACTACAAACAATGGAGCGAACATTGTCAGTAGCACGGCACAGCAACTGCCCTCGACGGCAATCCGGAGGAATCCAATCAAAATGTACAAGTGCATGTCCTGCGATTTCAAGACCCAGGATCTAACCCAATTCCAACCCCACTACGAGCAATGCAAGGCAAATACAAACCAGCAGCTCGTAACACCGACTTCCACAGCCACGACGACCACGTCGTCTGCATATCGCTGCAAACTGTGTAAGAAAATCTTCGCCTCTGTTGCTCTCTTGAAGCAACATAACGCTCTGGAGCACCAAAATCCTGTTCAGCAGCCAACAGAAATCAAGATAGTTGAGCAACAAGGTTCCGGCACGACGATAACGCAACTTTACGCCTGTAACATGTGCACTTACAAGACCCCTGATAAGCAAAATTACGACGACCACCTTCGCAAACACATCAAACTGAAACCGTTCAAGTGTCGTGTCTGTCTGATGCGATTCGAAACGCGCGAACAGGCTTCGATTCATGCGAAGAATCATCAACCTGATTACTTCAAGTGCGGTATATGCAATGTCACGTTTAACAAACGTGAACTGCTAATGAAACATTTAGAGACTCACGAAAACGTTAAAAAGCAAGTCCCAGTACAGAAACACACGACGATAACAACGGTCCAGCAAGCACCATCCCAACAGCAAACCCAACAAATCACCCACCaccatcaacaacaacaacagcagcagcttATGCAACAACATCAACCATCAGCACAGATACGCATCAAAAGCGAAATGCCAGTGGCCGATTCATCGACGCAAAAACTGCTACAGGCAACGATCGATGAAGCGTTACGGGATACGATCGGCGAAACGATCGATGCCAAATCGATTCAATTCCACTCCTGCAACACCTGCTCCCTGACATTCCTAAACGAGAAACTCTACACTCAGCACATGAAAATGCACTCGGGAGGAGCGGGCGGTACCCCGGCACCGTTGACGACTAGTCAAACGGTCGGTGGAACGACCATCACCACCAGCAAGAAAATGGTCAGTGCGAATGCGTCCACGTTGAATAACGGCGGCCAGGAACTGCACGGAAAGTTGCTTGCCCCGGGCGGCGCTCCCGGATCGACTCTCACCACCAGCCATAGCATCTCGGATGGAGATCTGGAAAGTATATTCGAAAAGATACACTCCGACAAGAATGATATGAACCCGGGCGATAATATGGTCATCACCAGCCAGGATAATGCTACCGGCAATATCACGTACAGCATTACGTTGGCCCAGCAAGGCCAGCGGGGACAGACTTACGTTCAACAGCAGCAAGCGGAGCTTGCCGAGAACAAGATG ATAACCCAAAACCAGGTCAAACAGCAACAGACTGCCGTTAGTATTGACATGCCGACGCTTGATCAGGGCGAAGATCAGCAACAACATCAGCAGGCTCAGCTTCAACCCAAACAGGAAGCGATGAATATGCCCGTTAGCATGCCAAGCCTTGACGACGATGGCGAGCAGTCACAGAACAGTCAGAACTCGAACGCGGAAGGTGCTGTTCACATGGAACTGGAAGGCATACAGGACGCCGATGGTCAACAGATCAAATTTATTCTCAACGAGAACGGGCAGATACTGCAACTGGATAACCATATTCTGACCACGGACGCGGATGGAAATCAGATTCTGGTCCAGGGCACGGATAGCGAACAGATTCAGCAGCTGCTGCAGAGCGTTGGTGTTGTGATGCAAAGTGGTGAAGGTTTAGGAGAAGGCGAAACGTTACAAATGATCGGTGGTGATGGACAGACAGGGCAAATGATTTTGGTACAAGGCGCCGACGGACAGGAACAGTTGATCGATGCTTCACTGCTGAACGCCGATGGAAACATTGTTATTCAGCAATCTCAAGAAGGTGAACTCAATGCCGAGGGAACACATATAACAACTGAAGATGGACTGCAGATTCCAGTGTCATTCACTACCTCGGGAGAAGTGGACCAGGAAGGTAATTTGACTGTTTCCATGGCTGGTGGCGAAGGCGGCGAACAGCAGATTCAGTTGCATCTTCAACAAGCCGACAACGATGGCGATGAACAGCAGCACATGGACGGATCAGAGGATCAGCAAGGTATCCTCACCGAAGGTGGTCATATAATCCTTCACACTCAGGAGCAGGTCGATGAACAACAGAAACAGGATGAAGAAAATGAGCGTGCTCAGACTGCATCAAGCGGTCGTGTGGAAGCAAACACTACTGGTAGTGGATCAATAGTTGGCAGCGGTACCAGCTCCGGAACGACAGCTACCGGTGCCGATGAACAGGGAATGTTTAACTTTGATGAACTCATTCAGCCTCAGGTGGTTATCAAACAACAGGTAAGGCGAGATTGA